A single region of the Psychrobacter alimentarius genome encodes:
- a CDS encoding DUF411 domain-containing protein, producing the protein MRHYTHVLSNGHSWLSGRVLLLMVTSSLSLTLAACSQSNTSGSDSQPVKVEQSATQNAQVQNESSAPTNAPVNSSSSLLKNVSATVYKDANCGCCKEWVGYAKNNGLSATTHDVEDLSLFKERYGVPQQMRSCHTTVTTDGFVFEGHVPAKHMAEFLANPPAQAIGLAVPSMPVGSPGMEYEGKFMPYKVMQLNKDGTTEVYAAIESPQQQL; encoded by the coding sequence ATGAGACATTACACACATGTGCTTTCTAATGGACATAGCTGGTTATCCGGTCGTGTCCTTTTATTGATGGTGACATCGTCACTCTCGTTAACGCTAGCCGCTTGCAGCCAATCTAATACCAGTGGCTCTGATTCTCAACCAGTAAAGGTTGAACAGTCTGCTACCCAGAATGCACAAGTACAAAATGAAAGTTCTGCTCCTACAAATGCTCCCGTTAACAGCTCGTCATCATTACTCAAAAACGTCTCAGCCACGGTTTATAAAGATGCCAACTGCGGCTGCTGTAAAGAATGGGTAGGCTATGCAAAAAACAATGGATTAAGTGCAACCACGCACGATGTGGAAGATCTATCCTTATTTAAGGAGCGTTATGGCGTACCACAGCAAATGCGCTCTTGTCATACCACCGTTACCACCGACGGTTTTGTCTTTGAAGGGCATGTCCCTGCTAAACACATGGCTGAATTCTTAGCAAATCCTCCTGCACAAGCTATTGGACTTGCCGTACCGAGTATGCCGGTTGGTAGCCCCGGTATGGAGTATGAAGGTAAATTCATGCCTTATAAGGTAATGCAGCTTAATAAAGACGGCACCACAGAAGTCTATGCTGCTATTGAGTCTCCTCAGCAGCAGCTGTAG
- a CDS encoding c-type cytochrome has product MKFLLGALFTVFVAIVSVFAVVTSGVVNVGADQEHSPMMFSFLETARNRSIENASKDIVVPDLEKVELISSGGADYKDMCAGCHLSPGVAQTDFSESLYPKPPNFTKADIVKRYQTEDGAKQSFWAIKHGIMASGMPAWGASHDDGRMWAMVAFIRSLPELDESQYTMLTTRIDGDMMDMSFDGDMNMSDGGDMGMNMSDDGSGMQH; this is encoded by the coding sequence ATGAAATTTTTATTGGGTGCGCTCTTTACCGTATTTGTGGCAATCGTTAGCGTGTTTGCGGTTGTTACTAGTGGCGTTGTCAATGTGGGAGCTGACCAAGAGCATAGCCCAATGATGTTTAGCTTTTTAGAAACTGCTCGCAATCGTTCCATAGAAAATGCCAGTAAAGATATTGTGGTACCAGATTTAGAGAAGGTTGAGCTAATCAGTTCTGGTGGCGCGGACTATAAGGATATGTGTGCAGGCTGTCACTTGTCTCCGGGAGTGGCACAAACTGACTTTAGTGAGAGCTTATATCCAAAGCCGCCCAACTTTACCAAGGCTGATATTGTCAAACGTTATCAAACAGAAGACGGTGCAAAGCAAAGCTTTTGGGCAATTAAGCACGGTATTATGGCATCTGGAATGCCTGCGTGGGGCGCGTCCCATGATGACGGTAGAATGTGGGCAATGGTAGCCTTCATTAGATCGTTACCTGAATTAGATGAAAGCCAATACACGATGCTAACCACTAGGATAGATGGCGATATGATGGACATGTCATTTGACGGTGATATGAATATGTCAGATGGTGGTGATATGGGTATGAATATGTCGGATGATGGATCTGGAATGCAGCATTAA
- a CDS encoding heavy metal response regulator transcription factor has product MKVLLVEDEKNLGEYIKKGLTEAGFIVDHHMTGLDGYHALMTEDFSVVLMDVMLPDVSGFELVQRYRAAGKHTPVLFLTAKDDLSDRIKGIEIGGDDYLTKPFAFAELIVRIKSLLRRANQSDYKSSVIHIADLKMDIAKRTVHRGNTNIKLTAKEFALLQLFLERQGEVLPRTVIASQVWDINFESDTNVIDVAIRRLRIKIDDGFDIKLIHTVRGMGYKLEPLAVDVDSGMGDDSINKDSLTSNET; this is encoded by the coding sequence ATGAAAGTACTGTTAGTAGAAGATGAGAAAAACCTTGGAGAATATATTAAGAAAGGCTTAACTGAGGCCGGTTTCATCGTGGATCATCACATGACAGGTTTAGATGGCTATCATGCGTTAATGACTGAAGATTTTAGTGTGGTTTTGATGGATGTCATGCTACCTGACGTCAGTGGCTTTGAGTTGGTACAGCGCTACCGAGCTGCTGGAAAGCATACGCCAGTTTTATTTTTAACGGCTAAAGATGATTTAAGCGATCGGATCAAAGGTATTGAAATTGGTGGCGATGATTATCTGACCAAGCCTTTTGCTTTTGCTGAACTGATTGTTAGAATAAAAAGCCTATTGCGCCGTGCCAATCAATCTGATTATAAAAGCTCGGTCATACACATAGCTGATCTGAAAATGGATATTGCCAAACGCACCGTTCATAGAGGCAACACTAATATAAAATTGACTGCTAAAGAGTTTGCTTTATTACAACTTTTCTTAGAACGTCAAGGTGAGGTACTGCCGCGCACTGTGATCGCCTCGCAAGTATGGGATATAAACTTTGAGAGTGATACGAATGTCATTGACGTGGCTATAAGGCGCTTGCGGATAAAAATTGATGATGGATTTGATATAAAGCTGATTCATACGGTACGCGGAATGGGCTACAAGTTAGAGCCACTGGCTGTCGACGTGGATAGTGGCATGGGCGACGATAGTATTAATAAAGACAGTCTGACATCAAATGAGACATAA
- a CDS encoding ATP-binding protein, whose product MRHKSKNRRWSLLWRTIFLLTLFVIISQVIIYAWVQRSVSGHFEQMDSEILTHAAFNLRKRMVSLEDHIELFTVSKSQALIDANHLHSSWLDYDLKTLVSDKNGKLLSSDPSNFINDLPADFSLLQLLQDYRDQQFMIKINNRHYRAIIITHQEVLAFIALPIDVHNQYLIQFNRQLSLILIAITLLLVSVAALSVHWGFAPLATIVQKMKGINLQRLDERIVVGDMPLELRPLTESYNSMMVKLESNFESLSRFSDNIAHELRTPIATLSTQTQVMLTKPRESDEYIEQLHHQHDTLKQLSAMINDMLLLAKTQKELSDSQISHVDIESLITKLIDYYEMIAEDREIIFEKSGDFKTVLGDKGLLQRLFANLMSNAIYYAASNSTIMISATVLTSSTSLNAPKDDIQSPEQLWLRITMTNRLDKPLNQIEADKLFERFYRHDKTNTMHSGTGLGLGLSIVQAIANAHNGKVSITIKDECLFEVAVKLLIAR is encoded by the coding sequence ATGAGACATAAATCTAAGAATCGGCGTTGGTCACTGTTATGGCGAACTATTTTTTTACTGACATTGTTCGTTATTATCTCTCAGGTTATTATCTACGCATGGGTTCAGCGCTCTGTGAGTGGACACTTTGAGCAAATGGACTCAGAAATCCTTACTCATGCAGCTTTTAACCTGCGCAAACGTATGGTTAGTTTGGAAGATCACATAGAACTATTCACAGTATCAAAGTCGCAAGCGCTAATTGATGCCAATCATCTACATTCTTCTTGGCTGGATTATGATTTAAAAACCTTAGTATCAGATAAAAATGGCAAATTATTATCCAGCGATCCCAGTAATTTCATCAATGATCTACCGGCAGATTTTAGCTTGTTACAACTATTGCAGGACTATCGCGATCAGCAGTTTATGATCAAGATAAATAATAGGCATTACCGAGCCATTATCATTACACATCAAGAGGTTTTGGCATTTATTGCTCTACCTATCGATGTGCATAATCAATATCTTATCCAGTTTAATCGCCAGCTGAGCTTGATACTTATCGCCATTACCTTATTATTGGTTTCAGTAGCAGCACTAAGTGTACACTGGGGTTTTGCTCCCCTAGCTACTATCGTACAAAAGATGAAAGGCATTAATCTTCAAAGGTTAGATGAAAGAATTGTGGTTGGCGATATGCCGTTAGAATTACGTCCACTAACGGAGTCTTATAATTCTATGATGGTCAAGCTTGAAAGTAACTTTGAATCATTATCACGGTTTTCAGACAATATCGCCCATGAGCTACGTACGCCAATAGCGACGCTGAGTACGCAAACGCAAGTCATGTTAACTAAGCCAAGAGAAAGCGACGAATACATTGAGCAATTGCATCATCAGCATGATACGTTAAAGCAGTTATCCGCCATGATTAACGATATGTTATTACTGGCAAAAACTCAAAAAGAGCTGAGTGATTCGCAAATCAGTCATGTCGATATAGAGAGCTTGATCACAAAGCTTATAGATTATTATGAGATGATTGCTGAGGATCGTGAGATAATCTTTGAAAAATCGGGTGATTTTAAAACAGTACTAGGTGATAAAGGCTTATTGCAACGGCTGTTTGCCAACCTGATGTCAAATGCGATTTATTATGCGGCTAGTAATAGCACTATTATGATATCCGCTACTGTCCTCACTTCAAGCACCTCGCTTAATGCGCCAAAAGACGATATTCAATCCCCAGAGCAGCTCTGGTTAAGAATAACTATGACCAACCGTCTAGACAAACCATTAAATCAGATTGAAGCCGATAAACTGTTTGAGCGATTCTATCGTCATGATAAAACGAATACGATGCATTCAGGAACAGGCTTAGGCTTAGGCTTATCTATTGTGCAAGCTATCGCCAATGCTCATAATGGCAAAGTTAGTATTACTATCAAAGATGAGTGTCTTTTTGAGGTTGCTGTAAAGTTGTTGATTGCCAGGTAG
- a CDS encoding IS3 family transposase (programmed frameshift), translating into MTKKVRTYSAAFKAEAVKKIADNNGNVSATAKQLGIAMQTLSNWQNKANEGKLVGTKQYDPELMAIIEENKRLKRDLKVAQEERDIPKKGDGVLREAQLMKYVFIKDNQKIFSITCMCHVLDIKPSSYYNWINRGISNQQIHRNQCELLVRVAHDETKQRYGYERLYAYLTGQGYAISKYMVRRIKEECGIKCRRHKRFKVTTNSNHNKLVYPNRLEQKFNANRPNEAWVSDITYIWTNEGWLYLAGVKDLYTKELVGYVINKRMTADLVCRALNMAIKNKRPSQGLILHSDRGSQYCSNEYHKIIKCHQFTGSMSGKGNCFDNAPIESFWGILKNELVYHQDYKTRFEAINDITKYIELEYNQTRIQKGLGYKTPRQVWFDYYRQAA; encoded by the exons ATGACTAAGAAAGTCAGAACCTACAGTGCAGCTTTTAAAGCTGAAGCCGTCAAAAAGATAGCAGATAATAATGGCAATGTTTCAGCGACTGCAAAGCAGCTAGGTATAGCCATGCAGACCTTATCTAACTGGCAGAATAAAGCGAATGAAGGCAAGCTTGTCGGCACTAAGCAATATGATCCTGAACTCATGGCCATTATAGAAGAGAATAAACGTCTTAAACGTGATCTCAAGGTTGCTCAGGAGGAGCGAGACATTC CTAAAAAAGGCGACGGCGTACTTCGCGAAGCACAGTTGATGAAGTACGTCTTTATCAAGGATAACCAGAAAATATTTAGCATCACCTGCATGTGTCACGTATTAGATATTAAGCCATCAAGCTATTACAACTGGATAAATCGTGGCATCAGTAATCAGCAGATCCATCGCAATCAGTGTGAGTTGCTAGTCAGAGTGGCTCATGATGAGACTAAGCAGCGCTATGGCTATGAGCGACTGTATGCTTACCTTACAGGGCAAGGATATGCCATAAGTAAATATATGGTTAGACGTATAAAGGAAGAATGCGGCATTAAATGCCGTCGTCACAAGCGCTTTAAAGTCACCACCAACTCTAATCACAACAAGCTGGTCTATCCAAACCGTCTAGAACAGAAATTTAATGCCAATCGTCCTAATGAGGCTTGGGTCAGTGACATCACTTATATTTGGACAAATGAAGGTTGGCTATACTTAGCAGGTGTTAAAGACCTATATACTAAAGAGCTCGTCGGCTATGTCATCAATAAGCGCATGACCGCTGATTTGGTATGCCGTGCACTTAATATGGCAATCAAAAACAAGCGACCTAGCCAAGGGTTGATTTTACATTCTGACAGAGGCAGTCAGTATTGTAGCAATGAGTATCATAAGATCATTAAGTGCCACCAATTTACAGGCTCGATGAGTGGTAAAGGCAACTGCTTTGATAACGCGCCCATAGAGAGCTTCTGGGGCATATTAAAGAATGAGCTGGTGTATCACCAAGACTATAAAACAAGATTCGAAGCCATCAACGATATTACTAAATATATTGAGCTTGAGTACAACCAAACTAGAATTCAAAAGGGCTTGGGCTATAAAACGCCAAGACAGGTGTGGTTTGACTATTATCGTCAGGCTGCGTAA
- a CDS encoding site-specific integrase yields MATLEFIRYQHQKIELGVDSIGWSKSRKNPIPKLPQIIWENNLPWSEANIWALEQSTTSARNIKTVRSSMSHIYAYAKWLESESISWRHFPERESERCLTLFRGALINARNNGYIAPSTTSQRMATVIRFYKWMDKMNLIDSERPMWKERFFKVKIKTSFGLEHTLRIVSTDLAIPNRKIISSLQLEDGLLPVSLAAIKKIINLANTSASQELELMLKIGFFTGLRLGSITDLKVGTLENATHMVNTGWKQLSVGPGARPPVATKFSVTGKVLIPQDLLSSLKNYSTSTRRLKRQALASLENQNLLFLTRYGNSYNGDDSRAVNVEMSRLRSKGKKEGLTVFRGFHFHRTRATFATELMKVALNFMTVDESIQFVREACLHKNESTTMQYIKFIESKEAMSDTADAFTNLFMGLGGIDKDD; encoded by the coding sequence ATGGCAACTCTTGAGTTTATTCGTTATCAACATCAAAAGATAGAGTTAGGTGTAGATTCGATAGGTTGGAGTAAATCTAGAAAAAATCCTATTCCAAAGCTACCTCAGATCATATGGGAAAATAATTTGCCATGGTCTGAAGCAAACATATGGGCACTAGAACAATCTACGACATCAGCCAGAAATATAAAAACTGTTCGCTCAAGCATGTCACATATTTACGCATACGCAAAATGGCTAGAGAGTGAATCAATTTCATGGCGACACTTTCCAGAAAGAGAAAGTGAGAGATGCCTTACCCTTTTTAGAGGAGCACTGATAAATGCAAGAAATAATGGTTACATAGCTCCTAGCACTACATCTCAGAGAATGGCAACAGTTATCAGATTCTATAAGTGGATGGACAAAATGAACCTTATAGACTCTGAAAGACCTATGTGGAAAGAACGATTTTTTAAAGTGAAAATTAAAACGTCTTTTGGTTTAGAGCATACTTTGAGAATAGTAAGTACAGATTTAGCTATACCTAACCGAAAAATTATAAGCTCTTTACAGCTTGAAGATGGCCTTTTACCTGTTTCATTAGCCGCTATCAAGAAAATAATTAATCTTGCTAATACCTCCGCTTCACAAGAATTGGAGTTAATGTTGAAGATAGGTTTCTTTACAGGTCTACGTTTGGGCTCAATCACAGATTTAAAAGTAGGTACATTGGAGAATGCTACTCATATGGTTAACACTGGGTGGAAACAGTTATCTGTTGGTCCAGGAGCTAGGCCACCTGTAGCCACGAAATTTAGTGTTACAGGAAAAGTCTTAATACCTCAAGATTTGCTCAGCAGTTTGAAAAATTACTCTACAAGTACCAGACGCCTCAAAAGGCAAGCTCTAGCAAGCTTAGAAAATCAAAACCTACTTTTCTTAACTAGATATGGTAACTCTTACAATGGCGATGACAGTCGAGCTGTTAATGTAGAAATGTCGCGTCTACGTTCTAAAGGTAAAAAAGAAGGTCTAACAGTATTCAGAGGATTTCATTTTCATAGAACTCGCGCCACATTTGCTACTGAGTTAATGAAAGTAGCATTAAATTTTATGACAGTTGACGAATCTATTCAATTTGTAAGAGAAGCTTGCCTTCATAAAAATGAAAGTACCACTATGCAATATATTAAATTTATAGAGTCGAAAGAAGCAATGTCAGACACAGCAGACGCTTTTACTAATTTGTTCATGGGTTTAGGGGGGATTGATAAAGATGACTAA
- a CDS encoding ComEC/Rec2 family competence protein, producing MYWLIVGLILVAMIGVLAVADSIPMSLDLFLSGLTNPSSLFLLLTTLSIILVVVLQFTTPSASNLESSQTSSNILPHRFFRIIIYILVAVLATGLIVGSALQAISSYQQARTTEIVEPIRVQALVTIEGISDSVYDASMESGYRQVAIVSQISPLVSDLSIQDLNKITDKYVINNKNNSLSNDNSLKNFAHKFGSEGATHRILLNAYPKNSSKSSLGKPSNDSQLRRLNHLKPGDQLFMSLALAPLATSEQTINNPSGFDSYRWLKARHVDGVANVLATSTVTVPDANSTSVFSDHSYIHNFRTRIDQGRWPLRQHFYEDWLELTAIDQQARAVTLSLLTGDRSLISRDTKDLYQLAGISHLLAISGTHILFLAIMLSAGVVFIFDRLYPTVYRSVPRWQLRWGVMVGAAFVYALFTGFDVPAARTAWMILALGLIRLTLLPISTIRVLFALAVLIAWHDPYVLWQAGYWLSFIAVALLLKYDDTSNRDAQSDTVHNVGLVNAFSKRIWETSKRLFKLQFWLFITLLPITLLLFGKASLWYTLHTHFISHTIHT from the coding sequence GTGTATTGGTTAATTGTTGGTCTGATTCTTGTAGCGATGATAGGTGTGTTGGCAGTCGCAGACAGTATACCAATGTCGCTCGATTTATTTTTGTCAGGTCTTACTAATCCTTCTAGCTTATTTTTATTATTAACGACGTTATCCATCATTTTGGTGGTTGTTCTTCAATTTACGACACCGTCAGCAAGTAATCTAGAATCTTCTCAGACGTCTTCCAATATTCTACCTCATCGCTTTTTCCGTATTATTATTTACATCTTAGTCGCTGTTCTGGCAACCGGGCTGATAGTTGGCAGTGCCTTACAAGCGATAAGTAGTTATCAACAGGCAAGAACCACAGAAATTGTTGAACCTATACGTGTGCAAGCATTGGTAACGATTGAGGGGATAAGTGATAGTGTTTATGATGCCTCTATGGAGAGTGGTTATCGACAGGTTGCCATCGTTAGTCAAATCTCACCATTGGTTTCTGATTTAAGCATTCAAGATTTAAATAAAATAACAGACAAGTATGTAATTAATAATAAGAATAATAGCCTAAGCAATGATAATTCACTTAAAAATTTTGCTCACAAATTTGGTAGTGAAGGCGCTACACATCGAATATTGCTCAACGCGTATCCAAAGAACTCATCCAAGTCCTCACTTGGCAAACCCTCTAATGACAGTCAACTAAGAAGGTTGAACCATTTAAAGCCAGGTGATCAGCTATTTATGAGTCTGGCACTAGCACCCCTTGCGACTTCCGAGCAAACCATCAATAATCCCTCTGGCTTCGATAGTTATCGCTGGCTAAAAGCGCGACATGTTGATGGAGTAGCGAACGTATTAGCGACTAGCACTGTGACTGTGCCTGACGCTAACTCAACATCAGTATTTTCTGATCATTCCTATATCCACAACTTTCGCACTCGAATTGACCAAGGACGGTGGCCATTACGCCAGCATTTTTATGAGGATTGGTTAGAACTGACGGCGATTGATCAGCAAGCGAGAGCGGTTACTTTGAGTTTGTTAACTGGTGATCGTAGTTTAATCAGTCGAGATACCAAAGATCTGTATCAACTGGCTGGTATCTCGCATTTGCTGGCCATATCAGGCACACATATTTTGTTTTTGGCTATTATGTTGTCAGCAGGAGTGGTCTTTATCTTTGATCGACTATACCCGACGGTGTATCGCTCTGTCCCGCGCTGGCAATTGCGCTGGGGAGTGATGGTGGGTGCAGCTTTTGTGTATGCGTTATTTACAGGTTTTGACGTGCCAGCTGCGCGTACTGCTTGGATGATATTGGCATTGGGGTTGATACGTTTGACATTGCTACCTATCAGTACGATACGTGTCTTATTTGCGTTGGCCGTGCTGATTGCATGGCATGACCCTTATGTATTATGGCAAGCAGGCTATTGGTTATCTTTTATTGCTGTGGCACTACTACTCAAATACGATGATACCTCAAACAGAGATGCACAATCTGATACAGTCCATAACGTCGGTTTAGTGAATGCTTTTTCTAAGCGTATTTGGGAGACAAGTAAACGTCTATTTAAACTACAGTTTTGGTTATTTATTACTTTATTACCCATTACTTTGCTCTTATTTGGTAAAGCGTCGCTGTGGTACACGTTACATACTCATTTTATATCCCATACAATACATACTTAA
- a CDS encoding DUF2062 domain-containing protein: MPQKRLKDLLPTPEKILESRTLKLFAPHLADPRLWQFNRHSLNKAVYIGVLSAFFPLPGQMLLALIGSLIFRANVPMALGLTWITNPLTTLPVFYASYYVGAKILDVPMISLRLIGRMIADFSLWILSNGDNPFVTYRGTVSLAAFCIGVIVLAIITSLICGLAFKAIWRYKTVISWQKRQQEPTDKSPKD; this comes from the coding sequence GTGCCCCAAAAACGTCTAAAAGACTTGCTGCCTACACCGGAGAAAATCCTAGAAAGTCGCACTCTAAAATTATTCGCACCCCATTTGGCAGACCCAAGATTGTGGCAATTTAATCGCCATAGTTTGAATAAGGCCGTCTATATTGGTGTACTCAGTGCCTTTTTTCCATTGCCAGGACAGATGCTATTGGCACTGATTGGCTCATTGATTTTCCGTGCCAATGTACCTATGGCGCTAGGCTTGACTTGGATTACCAATCCGCTCACAACCCTACCCGTTTTTTATGCAAGTTACTATGTGGGGGCCAAGATTCTTGATGTGCCGATGATTAGTCTACGACTGATCGGGCGGATGATTGCTGACTTTAGCTTATGGATACTATCGAATGGTGACAATCCTTTTGTGACCTATCGTGGCACCGTCTCACTTGCGGCTTTTTGTATCGGGGTCATCGTTTTAGCGATTATCACAAGCCTTATTTGCGGATTGGCATTTAAAGCAATTTGGCGTTATAAAACCGTCATTAGCTGGCAAAAACGGCAGCAGGAACCAACGGATAAGTCACCCAAAGATTGA
- the lolD gene encoding lipoprotein-releasing ABC transporter ATP-binding protein LolD: MSAILEAKDINKIYDEGAVSTQVLTGLDLTVHPGERIAIVGTSGSGKSTLLHLLGGLDTPTSGEVWLHGQLLNSMNETERGAMRNKYLGFIYQFHHLLAEFTAVENVAMPLLMRPKVSINEARQQAIDILESVGLEHRLAHRPGELSGGERQRVAIARALVTKPSLILADEPTGNLDYDNAQSVFGLLSELQNTMQTALLMVTHDRNLAALADRQLLLRNGHWEQY; this comes from the coding sequence ATGTCTGCCATTTTAGAGGCAAAAGATATCAATAAGATATACGATGAAGGGGCAGTTAGTACGCAAGTATTGACTGGTCTTGATTTGACTGTTCACCCTGGCGAACGCATTGCTATCGTTGGTACCAGTGGTTCGGGTAAAAGTACTTTACTACACTTGCTTGGTGGTCTTGATACACCAACCAGCGGCGAAGTCTGGCTTCATGGGCAATTGCTAAATAGTATGAATGAAACTGAACGTGGTGCCATGCGTAACAAGTATTTAGGATTCATTTATCAGTTTCACCATCTTCTGGCGGAATTTACAGCCGTTGAAAACGTTGCTATGCCTTTACTGATGCGTCCAAAAGTATCGATAAATGAAGCGCGTCAACAGGCAATTGATATCCTAGAGAGTGTTGGCCTTGAGCATCGACTGGCACATCGACCAGGTGAGCTGTCGGGGGGCGAACGTCAGCGTGTTGCCATTGCCCGTGCGCTTGTGACCAAGCCCTCGCTTATTTTGGCGGATGAGCCGACAGGTAATTTAGATTATGATAACGCACAGAGTGTTTTTGGGCTGTTATCAGAATTGCAAAATACCATGCAAACGGCATTACTCATGGTGACCCATGACCGTAATCTGGCGGCATTGGCAGATCGCCAGCTTTTGCTACGTAATGGTCATTGGGAACAATATTAA
- a CDS encoding lipoprotein-releasing ABC transporter permease subunit, with protein sequence MFRPLALFIGLRYTRAERSNRFISFISLISMIGLTLGVAVLITVLSVMNGFDRELKTRILGMVPQATVVSTEIIGDWQQLADKIKEDPEVAAVAPFIQLQGMLTSNGQVAGIMVTGVDPEYEKKVSIINDHMIEGSIDTLQSGDFSIVLGEEMVQSLGLRLGDKVTLVLPEASPSPAGVIPRFKRFTLTGIYTISPEVDSLMAFIPMNDAAKLLRLPDGAQGVRMKLNDIFNAPMASEKAAAIAPERLYPNNWTQTHGNLFGAIQMEKAMVGLLLFLIILVAAFNIVSSLVMLVTDKKADIAILKTFGASPRLITQVFMVQGVVIGVIGTIAGTILGVIFALTVSDILGFINQTFGLNLFDAYFVNYLPSQLRLLDVVLITGASFILSFLATIYPARRAARIQPAQTLRYE encoded by the coding sequence ATGTTTCGTCCTTTAGCGTTATTTATTGGCTTACGATACACCCGAGCAGAACGCAGTAACCGTTTTATCTCCTTTATATCGCTCATCTCGATGATTGGTTTGACGCTGGGAGTGGCTGTATTAATAACGGTGCTGTCGGTCATGAATGGTTTTGATCGTGAACTCAAAACCCGTATCTTGGGTATGGTGCCGCAAGCAACTGTCGTTTCAACCGAAATCATCGGTGATTGGCAGCAATTGGCTGATAAAATCAAAGAAGATCCAGAAGTGGCAGCCGTAGCTCCCTTTATTCAGTTGCAAGGCATGCTGACCTCAAATGGGCAGGTTGCCGGAATCATGGTCACAGGTGTCGATCCTGAGTATGAAAAAAAGGTTTCAATCATCAATGATCATATGATTGAAGGCAGTATCGATACCCTACAAAGTGGCGATTTTAGCATTGTGCTGGGTGAAGAAATGGTACAGTCATTAGGGCTACGTCTTGGTGATAAAGTCACACTGGTACTGCCAGAAGCTTCGCCTTCGCCTGCAGGCGTTATACCGCGCTTCAAACGGTTTACCTTAACAGGTATTTATACGATCAGTCCTGAAGTTGATAGTTTGATGGCGTTCATTCCAATGAACGATGCTGCAAAACTACTACGCCTTCCTGATGGGGCACAGGGTGTGCGTATGAAGCTCAATGATATCTTCAATGCGCCAATGGCATCAGAAAAAGCAGCAGCGATCGCGCCTGAACGCTTATATCCTAATAATTGGACGCAAACTCACGGCAATCTATTTGGCGCCATTCAAATGGAAAAAGCCATGGTAGGCCTGCTGTTATTCTTAATTATTTTGGTTGCAGCCTTCAATATCGTGTCAAGTCTAGTCATGCTTGTCACTGATAAAAAAGCAGATATTGCGATTTTAAAAACTTTTGGCGCATCTCCTCGTTTGATTACGCAGGTCTTTATGGTGCAAGGGGTTGTTATTGGTGTTATTGGTACGATTGCCGGCACGATATTGGGCGTAATATTTGCGCTCACTGTTAGCGATATTTTAGGCTTCATTAATCAGACTTTTGGTCTGAATTTATTTGATGCTTATTTCGTTAACTATTTGCCATCGCAGTTACGTTTGTTAGATGTTGTATTGATCACAGGCGCTTCGTTCATCTTAAGCTTCTTAGCAACCATCTATCCAGCACGCCGAGCGGCTAGAATCCAGCCAGCACAAACCCTACGTTATGAATAA
- a CDS encoding SCP2 sterol-binding domain-containing protein has translation MAVFLTNEWFEQVEQMGNEAGELNLPPALANMIVNLKVSDAEQDIEANFTNGLLHRGLNDSATTTLLLDRDILQSIITDFDTNQIMGAFMSGKIRVEGDMSQLMAVQTARPSAEQKELYSRIKSATTMA, from the coding sequence ATGGCTGTATTTTTGACAAATGAATGGTTTGAGCAAGTAGAGCAAATGGGGAATGAAGCAGGTGAGCTTAACTTGCCACCAGCACTTGCCAATATGATCGTCAATCTAAAGGTATCTGACGCTGAGCAAGATATTGAAGCCAACTTTACGAATGGCTTATTACATCGCGGTTTGAATGATTCGGCAACAACGACCTTATTGCTTGATCGCGATATTCTACAATCTATTATCACTGATTTTGATACCAATCAAATCATGGGTGCATTCATGAGTGGCAAGATTCGTGTCGAAGGCGATATGTCACAATTGATGGCAGTACAGACAGCGCGTCCAAGCGCGGAGCAAAAAGAGTTATATAGTCGTATTAAGTCAGCGACGACAATGGCTTAG